The Streptomyces sp. TLI_105 DNA segment GGGATCGGGAAGTAGCCGAAGTCGGCGGTCTTGCCGGCCTTCTTCATGGCGTCGATCGCGCCGCCGGCCTCCCAGCCGAGGCCGATCCAGGACGCCACGCCGCCCTTGGGGACGATGTCGGTGGACTGCTGCGGGGTCGCCTCGTCCTTGTCCTTCGGAGCGGTCGAGTAGGACGCCAGCTCCTTGTAGAAGTTCATGGCGTTGACGGCCTCGGGGGAGGACAGGTTGCCCTTCCACTTGTCGCCGTCCTTGACCGCCAGGTCGCTGCCCTCGTCCCAGATGAGGCCGGCGAGGACGTACCAGGACTGGCCCGGCAGGTAGATGGCCTGCGACTTGGGGTCGGACGCCTTGAGCTTCTTCAGGCCGTCGATCCACTCGGCGCGGGTCTTCGGCGGGGTGACGCCGGCCTTCTTGAAGGCGGCCTTGTCGTAGACGACGACGCGGTTGGCGGCGTACCAGGGGGCGGAGTAGAGCTTGCCGTCCAGCTCGTTGGAGGCGACCATGCCCTTGTTCCAGGCGTCGTAGCCGAGCTTGGCCTTGTCGCCGGAGAGGTCGGCGAGGCCGCCGGTGACCGCGTAGCCGGCGGTCTGCGTGTTGCCGAGCTCCAGGACGTCCGGCGGGGTGTCCTCGGAGAGGGCGGTGGTGACCTTCTCCTGGATGCCGTTCCAGATCTGCTTCTCGACCTTGACCTTGACGCCCGGGTGCTTGGCCTCGAAGGCCTTGTTCACCTCGGCCATCCAGGCGTCCGGCGCGGAGCCGTCCATGACCCAGACGGTCAGGGTCTTGTCGCCCCCGGCCGCCCCCTTGCCGCCGTCCTTGCCGCTGTCGCTCTCCGAACCACACGCCGCGATGGAGACCATCATGCCCGCGACGCCGATCGCCGCGATGAGCTTGCGCTTCACGCCACCCTCCTCAGGGATGCCTGCAACCCCTGCCCACCGCGCGAAGACATACGTCAGGTAGTGCTCGTGGGGCTGGGACCTGGTCTTTAATGGTTTAGACCAGTACCGGGAGCTTGGCCTAGACCTTTAGGGGTGTCAAGGGTGTATAAGAAGGGCAGTCGCGTCCGTTATCGGACCGACACCTGAGGGAGGGCGACGACCCGTGACCGGTCCGTGCCACCATGTGAGCCGCGACAGACGGAGGAGCCGGTGACGGCAGCAGCACAGGACTCGGGAAGGCAGGCCATGGGCACGGACGCGGGCAGTACGGAGACAGAGAGCGGGACACCGACCCGCACCGCGCGCGTGCCCAAGTACTACCGACTGAAGCGGCACCTGCTCGACATGACGGAGACCCTGCCGCCCGGCACGCCGGTCCCGCCGGAGCGCACGCTCGCCGCCGAGTTCGACACCTCGCGCACCACCGTGCGCCAGGCGCTCCAGGAGCTGGTCGTCGAGGGCCGTCTCGAGCGCATCCAGGGCAAGGGCACCTTCGTGGCCAAGCCCAAGGTCTCGCAGGCCCTGCAACTCACCTCCTACACGGAGGACATGCGCGCCCAGGGCCTGGAGCCCACCTCACAGCTCCTCGACATCGGGTACGTCACGGCCGACGACACCCTCGCCGGGCTGCTGGACATCTCGGCCGGCGGCCGGGTGCTCCGCATCGAGCGCCTGCGCCTCGCGAGCGGCGAGCCGATGGCGATCGAGACCACCCACCTGTCGGCGAAGCGCTTCCCCGCGCTGCGCCGCTCGCTGGTGAAGTACACCTCGCTCTACACGGCGCTCGCCGAGGTCTACGACGTGCACCTCGCCGAGGCCGAGGAGACCATCGAGACCTCCCTCGCCACCCCGCGCGAGGCCGGTCTGCTCGGCACGGACGTGGGCCTGCCGATGCTGATGCTCTCCCGGCACTCGCTGGACGCCCAGGGCGAGCCGGTGGAGTGGGTGCGGTCCGTCTACCGCGGCGACCGGTACAAGTTCGTGGCGCGTCTGAAGCGCCCCAACGGCTGAGCCCCTCGAGGGCCGGGCCTCGCGCACGGCCGGCCCTCTCGTACGGCACGAACGGCCGCACCCCGGCGGGGGGTGCGGCCGTTCGGCGTCGAATCGCTTCCGTTATGCGGACAGGGGTTCCCAGCACGGGAGCAGTCCCCTAGATTTCCCCAGCACTATCGAGGTGATCAGCGAGGGGACGGGAATCGCCATGTCAGAGGCGTCAGATGTGACACAAGGGAAACAACCGACCATCACACCCCTGCGGGTGGTGATCGCGCTCTGCCTGTTCGCCCCGTTCGTGGCGATGCTCTGGGTGAGCTCCTACGCGAAGGTCGAACCGGCCTTCGCCGGCATCCCGTTCTTCTACTGGTACCAGATGCTCTGGGTGCTGATCTCCACGGTGCTCACCATGGTCGCGTACAAGCTGTGGCAGCTGGACCAGCGTGCCCGCAAGGGAGGTGACGCGCGATGAAGGACGTGTCCGGCGTGAACGGCGTGGCGCTCGGCGTCTTCGTCTTCTTCTTCCTGGCCGTCACGGTCATGGGCTTCCTGGCCGCGCGCTGGCGCAAGGCCGAGAACGAGCACAGCCTCGACGAATGGGGCCTGGGCGGACGGTCGTTCGGCACCTGGGTCACCTGGTTCCTGCTCGGCGGCGACCTCTACACGGCGTACACCTTCGTCGCCGTCCCCGCGGCCATCTACGCGGCGGGCGCGGCCGGCTTCTTCGCCGTCCCGTACACGATCCTGGTGTACCCGCTGATCTTCACCTTCCTGCCGCGCCTCTGGTCGGTCTCGCACAAGCACGGATACGTCACCACCTCAGACTTCGTGCGCGGCCGTTTCGGTTCCAAGGGCCTGTCGCTCGCGGTGGCGGTCACCGGCATCCTCGCCACCATGCCGTACATCGCGCTCCAGCTCGTCGGCATCCAGGCCGTCCTGGACGTGATGGGCGTCGGCGGCGGCGAGGACACCCACTGGTTCGTCAAGGACCTGCCGCTGCTGATCGCCTTCGGCGTGCTGGCCGCGTACACGTACTCCTCCGGCCTGCGCGCCCCCGCGCTCATCGCCTTCGTCAAGGACACGCTGATCTACATCGTCATCGCGGTGGCGATCATCTACATCCCGATCAAGCTCGGCGGCTTCGACGAGATCTTCACCAAGGCGGGCGAGGCCTTCGCGCAGACGGGCCCGACTGGCAAGCCTCGCGGCGCACTCGTTTCCCCCGAGGCGAACCAGTGGACGTACGCGACGCTCGCGCTCGGCTCGGCCCTGGCGCTCTTCATGTACCCGCACTCCATCACGGCGACGCTGTCGTCCCGGAGCCGGAACGTCATCCGCCGCAACACCACCATCCTGCCGCTGTACTCGCTGATGCTGGGCCTGCTCGCGCTGCTCGGCTTCATGGCGATCGCCGCCGGAATCAAGGTTAAAAATCCCCAGCTCTCCATCCCGCAGCTCTTCGAGACCATGTTCCCGGACTGGTTCGCGGGCGTCGCGTTCGCCGCGATCGGCATCGGCGCGCTCGTCCCGGCCGCGATCATGTCGATCGCCGCGGCCAACCTCTTCACCCGCAACATCTACAAGGACTTCATCAAGAAGGACGCCACCCCGGCCCAGGAGACCAAGGTCTCCAAGCTGGTCTCCCTCCTGGTGAAGGTCGGCGCGCTCGTCTTCGTCCTCACCATGGACAAGACGGTCGCCATCAACTTCCAGCTGCTCGGCGGCATCTGGATCCTGCAGACCTTCCCGGCGCTCGTCGGCGGCCTGTTCACCCGCTGGTTCCACCGCTGGGCGCTGCTCGCCGGCTGGGCCGTCGGCATGGTCTACGGCACGGCCGCCGCGTACGGCGTCGCCAGCCCGACCCAGAAGCACTTCGGCGGCTCGGCGGCCGAGATCCCCGGCATCGGCGAGATCGGCTACATCGGCCTCACCGCCTTCGTGCTCAACGTCGTGGTCACGGTCGTCCTGACCTTCGTCCTCAAGGCCGTCAAGGCCCCCGAGGGCGTCGACGAGACCTCCCCGGAGGACTACACGGCGGACGCGGGCGACGCGGGCGTCCGCCCCCTCCCGAAGGTCGGCGCCGAAACGCACTGACCGCGGAACACCCCGCGGGGGCCCGGGATCCCATCATGGGATCCCGGGCCCCCGCGCGTGTGACCGCGCGCGGCAGACTGGGACGCATGGACTTCACGATCAGGGCGGTACGGCCCGAGGAGTACGAGGAGCTCGGTGACCTCACCGGGCTGACCTATCTGAACGACGGTCTGCTGCTGCACGGCGAGGACGACTTCTACCTGGACGTGCTCCGCGACACGGCCCGGCGGGCGCGCGAGAGCGAGGTGCTCGTCGCCGTCGACGCGGACGGCACCGTCATCGGCGGGGTGACCTTCGCGGAGGGCGGCACCGCCTGGGCGGACATCGCCGTCCCCGGCGAAGCCGAGTTCCGCATGCTCGTGGTCGCGCCGGCGGCCCGCGGCAGGGGCGTCGGAGAAGCCCTCGTACGCGCCTGCGTGGACCGCGCGCGGGCCCTGACCGGGTGCGCGCGCCTCGTGCTCTCCACGGCCCCCAAGATGGTCTCGGCGCACCGGATCTACGAGCGGATGGGCTTCGTCCGCACCCCGGACCGCGACTGGCGGCCGATCCCCGAGCACTTTCTGCGGACGTACGCCCTGGAGCTGTAGCCCCGGGACCGACACAACATGTGGGGGGTGCCACGAGCGGCGCCCCCCACATGTATGCTCGTCCTCGCTGTCGACGCAGGGGAATCCGGCGCGAATCCGGAACTGTCCCGCAACGGTGTGCTTCGTGCGGTTTCGTACGCGGTGAGTCCGAAGACCTTCCGGCAGCGCGCCCGGTCCGTCCGTTCCGGGTGCCACAGACGTCCGGGCCTCGCGGAGTGGGTTGGTGGACGCGGCGCGCCCGCGCGTACGGGTGCCCGCCTGCCCGCCTCCCGCCCGCGCGCCCCGCCGAGCGAGGGAGAGCCCCCACGTGACCATCGCGCCCGCCGATCCGGCTTCGGCCGAGGCTTCCGCGGTCGAGAGCGACGGCCCCGGGACCGTGCTGCTGCGGACCCTGACCGACCTCACCGCCGATCTCCCCGACACCGACCCCGGCAAGGTCGCCGCCGCCGCCCTCCGCGGCCGCAGCGCCACGTCGGACGAGGCGGAGCTGCGCGAGCTGGCCACCGAGGCGGCCGCCGGCCTGATCGCCGAGGACCCCGCGTACTCCCGGCTCGCCGCCCGGCTCCTCACCATCACCATCGCCGACGAGGCGGCCGGCCAGGGCGCCGTCTCCTTCTCGGCCTCCGTCGCCGTCGGGCACCGCGAGGGCCTCATCGCCGACCGCACCGCCGACTTCGTCACCCTGCACGCCGCGCGGCTCGACGCGACGATCGACGCGGCCGGCGACGACCGCTTCGGCTACTTCGGTCTGCGCACCCTCTACTCGCGCTACCTGCTGCGCCACCCGATCACCCGCAAGGTGATCGAGACCCCGCAGCACTTCATGCTGCGCGTCGCCTGCGGCCTCGCCGAGGACGACAGCGTCCGCGCCCTCGACGAGGTGGCCGCGCTGTACGGCCTGATGAGCCGTCTGGACTACCTGCCGTCCTCCCCCACGCTCTTCAACTCCGGCACCCGCCACCCGCAGATGTCCTCCTGCTACCTGCTGGACTCCCCGCAGGACGAGCTGGACTCCATCTACGACCGCTACCACCAGGTCGCGCGCCTCTCGAAGCACGCGGGCGGCATCGGCCTGTCGTACTCCCGCATCCGCGCCCGCGGTTCGCTGATCCGCGGCACCAACGGGCACTCCAACGGCATCGTGCCGTTCCTGAAGACGCTCGACGCCTCCGTCGCCGCCGTGAACCAGGGCGGCCGCCGCAAGGGCGCCGCCGCGGTCTACCTGGAGACCTGGCACGCGGACATCGAGGAGTTCCTGGAGCTCCGCGACAACACGGGCGAGGACCAGCGCCGTACGCACAACCTGAACCTGGCGCACTGGATCCCGGACGAGTTCATGCGCCGGGTCAACGCCGACGCCGAGTGGTCGCTGTTCTCCCCGGCGGACGTGCCCGAGCTCGTCGACCTGTACGGCGAGGAGTTCGACGCCGCCTACCGCGAGGCCGAGGCGGCGGGCCTGGCCCGCAAGACGATGCCGGCCCGCGACCTGTACGGCCGGATGATGCGCACCCTGGCCCAGACCGGCAACGGCTGGATGACCTTCAAGGACGCCTCGAACCGTACGGCCAACCAGACGGCCGAGCCCGGCACCGTCGTCCACTCCTCGAACCTCTGCACCGAGATCATCGAGGTCACGAACGACGGCGAGACGGCGGTCTGCAACCTCGGCTCGGTCAACCTCGGCGCCTTCGTGTCGGGTTCGGACATCGACTGGGAGCGGCTGGACGAGACCGTCCGCACGGCCGTCACCTTCCTCGACCGGGTCGTCGACATCAACTTCTACCCGACCGAGCAGGCGGGCCGCTCCAACGCCAAGTGGCGCCCGGTCGGCCTCGGCGCGATGGGCCTCCAGGACGTCTTCTTCCAGCTGAAGCTGCCGTTCGACTCCGCCGAGGCGCGCGCCCTGTCCACCCGGATCGCCGAGCGGATCATGCTCGCCGCGTACGAGGCGTCCGCCGACCTCGCCGAGCGCAGCGGCCCGCTCCCCGCCTGGGCCAAGACCCGCACCGCCCGGGGCGTCCTGCACCCCGACCACTACGACGTGGAGCTCAACTGGCCGGAGCGCTGGGCGGCGCTGCGCGAGCGGATCGCGTCGACCGGCATGCGCAACTCCCTCCTCCTGGCCATCGCGCCGACGGCGACCATCGCCTCGATCGCGGGCGTCTACGAGTGCATCGAGCCGCAGGTCTCCAACCTGTTCAAGCGCGAGACGCTGTCCGGCGAGTTCCTCCAGGTCAACTCGTACCTCGTCGACGAGCTGAAGAAGCTCGGCGTGTGGGACGCACAGACCCGTGAGGCGCTGCGCGACTCCAACGGCTCGGTGGCCGGCTTCACCTGGGTCCCCGCCGAGGTGCGCGAGCTGTACCGCACGGCCTGGGAGATCCCGCAGCGCGGTCTGATCGACATGGCCGCCGCCCGTACGCCGTTCCTGGACCAGTCGCAGTCGCTGAACCTGTTCCTGGAGACGCCGACGATCGGCAAGCTGTCGTCGATGTACGCGTACGCCTGGAAGCAGGGCCTGAAGACCACGTACTACCTGCGCTCCCGCCCGGCGACCCGGATCGCCCGCGCCGCCCAGGCCGCGACGACCGCCGCCCCGATCCCCGTCCAGCAGGCGACGTCCGACGCGGACGCGCTCGCCTGCTCCCTGGAAAACCCCGAGTCCTGCGAGGCCTGCCAGTAATGAGCACCGAGAAGAAGAACCTCCTGGACCCGGGCTTCGAACTGACCCTCCGTCCGATGCGCTACCCGGACTTCTACGAGCGCTACCGGGACGCCATCAAGAACACCTGGACCGTGGAGGAGGTCGACCTCCACTCGGACGTCGCCGACCTCGCCAAGCTCACCCCCGGTGAGCAGCACATGATCGGCCGGCTGGTCGCGTTCTTCGCGACGGGCGACTCGATCGTGGCGAACAACCTGGTCCTGACGCTCTACAAGCACATCAACTCGCCCGAGGCGCGCCTCTACCTGTCGCGGCAGCTGTTCGAGGAGGCCGTGCACGTCCAGTTCTATCTGACGCTGCTCGACACCTACCTGCCCGACCCGGCCGACCGCGCCGCCGCGTTCGACGCCGTCGAGAACATCCCCTCCATCCGCGAGAAGGCGCAGTTCTGCTTCAAGTGGATGGACTCGGTCGAGAAGATCGAGAAGCTGGAGACGGCCGCCGACCGCCGCCGCTTCCTGCTGAACCTGATCTGCTTCGCGGCGTGCATCGAGGGCCTGTTCTTCTACGGCGCCTTCGCGTACGTCTACTGGTTCCGCTCCCGCGGCCTGCTGCACGGCCTGGCGACGGGCACCAACTGGGTGTTCCGCGACGAGACGATGCACATGAACTTCGCCTTCGAGGTCGTGGACACCGTCCGCAAGGAGGAGCCCGAGCTCTTCGACGACGCCCTCCAGCAGCAGGTCACGGACATGTTGAAGGAGGCCGTCGAGGCGGAGCTTCAGTTCGGCCGCGACCTGTGCGGCGACGGCCTGCCGGGCATGAACACCGAGTCGATGCGCCAGTACCTCCAGTGCGTCGCCGACCAGCGGCTCGTTCGCCTCGGCTTCCCGCCGGTCTTCGGTTCCGAGAACCCGTTCGCGTTCATGGAGCTCCAGGGCGTCCAGGAGCTGACCAACTTCTTCGAGCGCCGCCCGTCCGCCTACCAGGTGGCGGTCGAGGGCTCGGTGGACCTCGACGAGGACTTCTAGCCGGTACGGCGAAGGGCCCCGCACTCCTCGGAGTGCGGGGCCCTTCGCCGTACGTGCGGGAGATCAGTCGTTCGGGACCGTCTCGTAGCGCGGGGTGCCCTCTTCCATCTGGCGCAGGGCGTCCTTGCGGTCGCGCTTGGAGAGCTTGTCGATGTACAGGAAGCCGTACAGGTGGTCCGTCTCGTGCTGGAGGCAGCGGGCGAAGTAGCCGGTGCCGCGCACCTTGATCGGGTTGCCCTGGGCGTCCTGGCCGTGGACCTCCGCGTAGTCGGGGCGGGCCAGCTCGGCGTAGGCCGTCGGCACGGACAGGCAGCCCTCGTTGGACTCGTCCAGGATGCGCAGCTCGGCCGGGAGCTCCTGGAGGACCGGGTTGCAGACGACGCCGACGTGCCGGACGCCCTCGTCGTCCATGCAGTCGTAGACGAAGACCTTGAGGTCCACGCCGATCTGGTTCGCGGCCAGGCCCACGCCCTCGGCGGCCTTCTGGCTGGCGAACATGTCGTCGACGAGCTTCGCGAGCTCGTCGTCGAACTCGGTGACGTCCTTGCACTCGCGGTGGAGGACGGGGTTGCCGACGACCGTGATCGGGCGGGCCGTGCCGCGCTCACGGTAGGCGAGCTCCCGCGCCTCGCAGTCCTCCGTGTCCACGACGAAGCCGTCGTTGATCATCTGCTCGTCCGTCTCCTGCTGCGCCATGTCCGGCCGCGCCCTTCTGAAAACCCGATTCCGTCGAAGGACAGCCTACGGGCCCGTGCGGGAACGCTCAGCAGACCTCTTCCAGATCGCGCCACTCGCGGCTGTCCGGGCTGTCCGCGACCCAGCCGTCGAGGAGGCCCCGCACCAGGCCCGCCGGGGCCGCGATGCCGCACTCGCGCTCGGGCACCCACAGCTCGCCGGGCGAGCGGTGGCCGAGCGGGCCCGGGTGGCCAGGCTCGCTGTGGTCGTGCGGGTCGGAGTGCTCGCCCTCGCCCTCGGCGCTCGGCATGGTCGACTCCGAGCAGGCACGGCAGAGCAGCCGTACGGAGGACGACCAGTCCTCGGCGGCGAAACCGGCCTCGGCGGCGAGCTGTTCCAGGGCGTCCCGGTCGGCCTCGGTGGCCGCCTCCAGGAGCACCACCCAGGTGGGGACGGGTGAGGGCGCCCACAGCTCGATC contains these protein-coding regions:
- a CDS encoding GNAT family N-acetyltransferase translates to MDFTIRAVRPEEYEELGDLTGLTYLNDGLLLHGEDDFYLDVLRDTARRARESEVLVAVDADGTVIGGVTFAEGGTAWADIAVPGEAEFRMLVVAPAARGRGVGEALVRACVDRARALTGCARLVLSTAPKMVSAHRIYERMGFVRTPDRDWRPIPEHFLRTYALEL
- a CDS encoding extracellular solute-binding protein — translated: MKRKLIAAIGVAGMMVSIAACGSESDSGKDGGKGAAGGDKTLTVWVMDGSAPDAWMAEVNKAFEAKHPGVKVKVEKQIWNGIQEKVTTALSEDTPPDVLELGNTQTAGYAVTGGLADLSGDKAKLGYDAWNKGMVASNELDGKLYSAPWYAANRVVVYDKAAFKKAGVTPPKTRAEWIDGLKKLKASDPKSQAIYLPGQSWYVLAGLIWDEGSDLAVKDGDKWKGNLSSPEAVNAMNFYKELASYSTAPKDKDEATPQQSTDIVPKGGVASWIGLGWEAGGAIDAMKKAGKTADFGYFPIPGKTADKPGSVFLGGSNLAVAERSKNKDLAKEWLALAAGKEFMTKYAAATEGALLPNTDSAQFKPAAGSFAEAMAASSASGKVTPVTPGWANVETAPNPIKDYMTKVLKGEDAKKAGEAADKVIDERINQQ
- the mctP gene encoding monocarboxylate uptake permease MctP; this encodes MKDVSGVNGVALGVFVFFFLAVTVMGFLAARWRKAENEHSLDEWGLGGRSFGTWVTWFLLGGDLYTAYTFVAVPAAIYAAGAAGFFAVPYTILVYPLIFTFLPRLWSVSHKHGYVTTSDFVRGRFGSKGLSLAVAVTGILATMPYIALQLVGIQAVLDVMGVGGGEDTHWFVKDLPLLIAFGVLAAYTYSSGLRAPALIAFVKDTLIYIVIAVAIIYIPIKLGGFDEIFTKAGEAFAQTGPTGKPRGALVSPEANQWTYATLALGSALALFMYPHSITATLSSRSRNVIRRNTTILPLYSLMLGLLALLGFMAIAAGIKVKNPQLSIPQLFETMFPDWFAGVAFAAIGIGALVPAAIMSIAAANLFTRNIYKDFIKKDATPAQETKVSKLVSLLVKVGALVFVLTMDKTVAINFQLLGGIWILQTFPALVGGLFTRWFHRWALLAGWAVGMVYGTAAAYGVASPTQKHFGGSAAEIPGIGEIGYIGLTAFVLNVVVTVVLTFVLKAVKAPEGVDETSPEDYTADAGDAGVRPLPKVGAETH
- a CDS encoding ribonucleotide-diphosphate reductase subunit beta, with protein sequence MSTEKKNLLDPGFELTLRPMRYPDFYERYRDAIKNTWTVEEVDLHSDVADLAKLTPGEQHMIGRLVAFFATGDSIVANNLVLTLYKHINSPEARLYLSRQLFEEAVHVQFYLTLLDTYLPDPADRAAAFDAVENIPSIREKAQFCFKWMDSVEKIEKLETAADRRRFLLNLICFAACIEGLFFYGAFAYVYWFRSRGLLHGLATGTNWVFRDETMHMNFAFEVVDTVRKEEPELFDDALQQQVTDMLKEAVEAELQFGRDLCGDGLPGMNTESMRQYLQCVADQRLVRLGFPPVFGSENPFAFMELQGVQELTNFFERRPSAYQVAVEGSVDLDEDF
- a CDS encoding GntR family transcriptional regulator, which translates into the protein MGTDAGSTETESGTPTRTARVPKYYRLKRHLLDMTETLPPGTPVPPERTLAAEFDTSRTTVRQALQELVVEGRLERIQGKGTFVAKPKVSQALQLTSYTEDMRAQGLEPTSQLLDIGYVTADDTLAGLLDISAGGRVLRIERLRLASGEPMAIETTHLSAKRFPALRRSLVKYTSLYTALAEVYDVHLAEAEETIETSLATPREAGLLGTDVGLPMLMLSRHSLDAQGEPVEWVRSVYRGDRYKFVARLKRPNG
- the def gene encoding peptide deformylase codes for the protein MAQQETDEQMINDGFVVDTEDCEARELAYRERGTARPITVVGNPVLHRECKDVTEFDDELAKLVDDMFASQKAAEGVGLAANQIGVDLKVFVYDCMDDEGVRHVGVVCNPVLQELPAELRILDESNEGCLSVPTAYAELARPDYAEVHGQDAQGNPIKVRGTGYFARCLQHETDHLYGFLYIDKLSKRDRKDALRQMEEGTPRYETVPND
- a CDS encoding DUF3311 domain-containing protein encodes the protein MSEASDVTQGKQPTITPLRVVIALCLFAPFVAMLWVSSYAKVEPAFAGIPFFYWYQMLWVLISTVLTMVAYKLWQLDQRARKGGDAR
- a CDS encoding ribonucleoside-diphosphate reductase subunit alpha; protein product: MTIAPADPASAEASAVESDGPGTVLLRTLTDLTADLPDTDPGKVAAAALRGRSATSDEAELRELATEAAAGLIAEDPAYSRLAARLLTITIADEAAGQGAVSFSASVAVGHREGLIADRTADFVTLHAARLDATIDAAGDDRFGYFGLRTLYSRYLLRHPITRKVIETPQHFMLRVACGLAEDDSVRALDEVAALYGLMSRLDYLPSSPTLFNSGTRHPQMSSCYLLDSPQDELDSIYDRYHQVARLSKHAGGIGLSYSRIRARGSLIRGTNGHSNGIVPFLKTLDASVAAVNQGGRRKGAAAVYLETWHADIEEFLELRDNTGEDQRRTHNLNLAHWIPDEFMRRVNADAEWSLFSPADVPELVDLYGEEFDAAYREAEAAGLARKTMPARDLYGRMMRTLAQTGNGWMTFKDASNRTANQTAEPGTVVHSSNLCTEIIEVTNDGETAVCNLGSVNLGAFVSGSDIDWERLDETVRTAVTFLDRVVDINFYPTEQAGRSNAKWRPVGLGAMGLQDVFFQLKLPFDSAEARALSTRIAERIMLAAYEASADLAERSGPLPAWAKTRTARGVLHPDHYDVELNWPERWAALRERIASTGMRNSLLLAIAPTATIASIAGVYECIEPQVSNLFKRETLSGEFLQVNSYLVDELKKLGVWDAQTREALRDSNGSVAGFTWVPAEVRELYRTAWEIPQRGLIDMAAARTPFLDQSQSLNLFLETPTIGKLSSMYAYAWKQGLKTTYYLRSRPATRIARAAQAATTAAPIPVQQATSDADALACSLENPESCEACQ